A single window of uncultured Methanospirillum sp. DNA harbors:
- a CDS encoding ABC transporter permease encodes MTDKRQPGRFFFKIATTLAFFSGCITLLVLGGLFTFINPESIVQTLTSSEIRYAIQLSLITSIISTILCAVVAIPSGYILSRGGFPGQRPLIMLLMLPLSLPPLVAGVALLLFFARTPIGTGLEDLGVTVVYTQLGIIVAQCFVNLPYLIRVMRSSFAMISPRYEHIARTLGCSDFQAFWHVTLPLARAGLISGLVITWSKAMGEFGAVLMLAGATRMRSETLPIALYLNMATGDLDIAITMACILLGIAAVTMFFFEWMSEGSDRI; translated from the coding sequence ATGACAGATAAAAGACAGCCGGGTAGATTTTTTTTCAAAATCGCAACCACATTAGCATTTTTTTCGGGCTGTATCACCCTTCTCGTGCTCGGTGGGCTTTTCACGTTCATAAATCCGGAGAGCATTGTTCAGACACTCACCTCATCTGAGATCAGGTATGCAATTCAACTCTCTCTCATCACCTCAATCATCTCTACCATTCTCTGTGCAGTGGTTGCAATTCCATCTGGGTATATCTTAAGCAGGGGAGGATTTCCAGGGCAACGTCCCCTGATAATGCTGCTCATGCTCCCCCTGTCACTCCCTCCACTTGTTGCAGGAGTTGCACTTCTGCTCTTTTTTGCCAGGACACCCATCGGAACCGGGCTTGAGGATCTGGGGGTTACCGTTGTGTACACACAACTCGGCATCATCGTGGCACAATGCTTTGTCAATCTCCCGTACCTGATCAGGGTCATGAGATCATCGTTTGCCATGATCTCCCCCAGGTATGAGCATATAGCACGGACGCTCGGGTGCTCGGATTTTCAGGCATTCTGGCATGTCACCCTACCTTTGGCACGGGCGGGCCTGATATCGGGGCTTGTTATCACCTGGTCCAAGGCTATGGGTGAGTTCGGTGCCGTTCTGATGCTTGCCGGTGCGACACGGATGCGTTCAGAAACCCTGCCAATAGCCTTATACCTGAATATGGCCACCGGAGATCTCGACATTGCCATCACAATGGCATGTATTCTCCTAGGAATTGCTGCAGTGACCATGTTCTTCTTCGAATGGATGTCAGAAGGGAGTGACCGGATTTGA
- the tsaA gene encoding tRNA (N6-threonylcarbamoyladenosine(37)-N6)-methyltransferase TrmO, translating to MKLTGEYAKKWRNADIIFHPVGVIHSEHTEHDNTPIQGVFNPSVGYIEVFEENIDGLKDIEEFSHLYVLYYFDRATAKNLIQKPFLDGDKERGIFAIRHFNRPNPIGLSIMELLEVDGNILKVCGVDVLDGTPVIDIKPYVRQFDHRNEVKSGWVDSKHTDDIAEWNCTPKELRNRDRTTK from the coding sequence ATGAAATTAACAGGTGAATATGCAAAAAAATGGAGAAACGCAGACATCATCTTCCATCCGGTCGGAGTTATCCATTCAGAACATACAGAGCATGATAATACCCCGATTCAGGGAGTGTTCAACCCATCGGTCGGATATATCGAGGTGTTTGAAGAGAATATCGATGGCCTGAAAGATATTGAGGAGTTCTCCCATCTCTACGTGCTCTATTACTTTGACAGGGCAACTGCGAAGAACCTCATCCAAAAACCATTCCTGGATGGGGATAAGGAGAGGGGAATCTTTGCAATCCGGCATTTTAACAGGCCCAACCCTATCGGCCTTTCGATCATGGAACTACTCGAGGTTGATGGCAACATCCTCAAGGTCTGCGGTGTTGATGTGCTTGACGGAACACCGGTTATTGACATCAAACCCTATGTCAGACAGTTTGATCACCGGAATGAGGTTAAGAGCGGGTGGGTTGACTCGAAACATACCGATGATATCGCAGAATGGAACTGTACACCAAAGGAGCTCAGGAACCGGGATAGGACAACGAAATAA
- a CDS encoding ATP-binding cassette domain-containing protein: protein MLNIENISLSLGDFHLRSLSLSIEKPEYWVIIGPSGAGKTILLETIAGIHRPVSGKILFEGDDITYDQPKDRQIAMVYQDLMLFPHMTVRENILFSVKIRKTYNLDIETKTSDLVSILEISHLMERNPATLSGGEAQRVALARALIQKPRLLLLDEPLSALDSMTRERLREEIRKIHQFLKIPFIHITHHFEDVYALAEKVAIMQDGRIIQTGRPEDVFSHPCTPYVAQICGTENIFRGEAVKDGTGSILNLGDLCIRITPQYSGPVVAVIRSEDIIISVEPFKSSARHTLPATIADLIPSGPFIRVVLNTGIRMIAMVTRTSSEELALEPGCRVFATFKESALHVIPTGEMSNGEPEYDRPALANGHSQHLMNKTQEKNL from the coding sequence ATGCTAAATATCGAGAATATATCACTATCCCTTGGCGATTTTCATCTCAGATCCCTCTCTCTCTCTATTGAGAAACCAGAGTACTGGGTGATTATCGGCCCATCTGGAGCAGGGAAAACTATTCTTCTGGAGACCATTGCAGGGATTCACAGACCTGTTTCTGGAAAAATACTCTTTGAAGGAGATGACATCACATACGATCAGCCAAAAGATCGACAGATCGCCATGGTGTACCAGGATCTGATGCTCTTTCCCCACATGACCGTGAGAGAGAACATTCTGTTCAGCGTGAAGATTCGAAAGACGTACAATCTAGATATCGAAACGAAGACTTCTGATCTGGTGAGTATTCTTGAAATCAGTCATCTCATGGAGAGAAATCCTGCAACCCTTTCAGGAGGAGAAGCACAGCGGGTTGCACTTGCCCGTGCCCTGATCCAAAAACCTCGACTCCTTCTTCTTGATGAGCCTCTTTCGGCCCTTGACTCCATGACACGTGAGAGGCTCAGAGAGGAGATTCGAAAGATACACCAGTTTCTGAAAATTCCATTCATCCACATCACCCATCACTTTGAGGATGTATATGCCCTGGCTGAAAAAGTTGCTATCATGCAGGATGGAAGGATCATACAGACAGGAAGACCGGAAGATGTCTTTTCCCATCCCTGCACCCCGTATGTTGCCCAGATATGCGGAACTGAGAACATCTTCAGGGGAGAGGCAGTAAAAGACGGCACAGGTTCTATTCTGAACCTTGGCGATCTCTGCATCAGAATTACCCCACAGTACTCAGGACCGGTTGTTGCAGTAATCAGATCTGAAGATATCATCATCTCGGTTGAGCCATTCAAATCCAGCGCCAGGCATACCCTTCCAGCAACAATTGCCGATCTCATTCCATCTGGCCCGTTTATACGTGTCGTTCTGAATACCGGGATCAGAATGATTGCAATGGTGACCAGAACGAGTTCTGAAGAACTCGCTCTCGAGCCCGGATGCCGGGTATTTGCCACATTTAAAGAGTCAGCTCTCCATGTAATCCCGACCGGAGAGATGAGCAATGGAGAGCCGGAATATGACCGTCCTGCTCTAGCAAATGGCCATTCCCAACACCTAATGAATAAAACACAGGAGAAGAATCTATGA